One Mycobacterium kubicae genomic window carries:
- the purH gene encoding bifunctional phosphoribosylaminoimidazolecarboxamide formyltransferase/IMP cyclohydrolase — protein MSTDDSKKPIRRALISVYDKTGLVDLARGLAAAGVDIVSTGSTAKTIASKGIPVTPVEEVTGFPEVLDGRVKTLHPHVHAGLLADLRKPEHAAALDELGIAAFELVVVNLYPFTETVESGASEDECVEQIDIGGPSMVRAAAKNHPSVAVVTDPRGYDGVLAAVRGGGFTLAERKRLASLAFQHTAEYDIAVATWMQSTLAPEQPATEFPHWFGRNWRRSATLRYGENPHQQAALYSDPAAWPGLAQAEQLHGKEMSYNNFTDADAAWRAAFDHEQTCVAIIKHANPCGIAISEVSVADAHRKAHECDPLSAFGGVIAANAEVSVEMAEYVSTIFTEVIVAPAYAPGALDLLTRKKNIRVLVASEPQLGGIEIKPISGGLLMQQRDQLDAHGDNPVNWTLATGEPADPATLTDLVFAWRACRAVKSNAIVVVADGATVGVGMGQVNRVDAARLAVERGGERVRGAVAASDAFFPFPDGLDTLTAGGVKAIVHPGGSVRDDEVTAAATRAGITLYLTGARHFAH, from the coding sequence ATGAGCACCGACGACTCGAAGAAGCCGATCCGCCGCGCATTGATCAGCGTCTACGACAAGACCGGCCTGGTCGACCTGGCGCGGGGCCTGGCGGCCGCCGGCGTTGACATCGTGTCCACCGGGTCCACAGCCAAAACCATTGCGAGCAAAGGCATCCCGGTGACACCGGTCGAAGAGGTCACCGGTTTCCCGGAAGTGCTCGACGGCCGGGTCAAGACACTGCACCCGCATGTGCATGCCGGGCTGCTGGCCGACCTGCGCAAGCCCGAGCACGCCGCGGCCCTGGACGAACTCGGCATCGCGGCGTTCGAACTCGTTGTGGTCAACCTGTATCCATTCACCGAGACCGTCGAATCCGGCGCATCCGAGGACGAATGCGTCGAGCAGATCGACATCGGCGGGCCCTCGATGGTGCGGGCGGCGGCCAAGAACCATCCCAGCGTGGCGGTGGTCACCGACCCGCGCGGCTACGACGGGGTGCTGGCCGCGGTACGCGGCGGCGGCTTCACCCTCGCCGAACGGAAACGCTTGGCGTCGCTGGCGTTTCAGCACACCGCCGAATACGACATCGCCGTGGCCACCTGGATGCAGTCCACGCTGGCGCCGGAGCAACCGGCGACGGAATTCCCGCACTGGTTCGGCCGCAACTGGCGCCGCTCGGCGACGCTGCGCTACGGCGAGAACCCGCATCAGCAGGCAGCGCTGTACAGCGACCCCGCCGCGTGGCCCGGCCTGGCGCAGGCCGAGCAGCTGCACGGAAAAGAGATGTCCTACAACAACTTCACCGACGCGGACGCGGCCTGGCGCGCGGCGTTCGACCACGAACAGACCTGCGTGGCCATCATCAAGCACGCCAACCCGTGCGGCATCGCCATCTCCGAGGTCTCCGTCGCCGACGCGCATCGCAAGGCCCACGAATGCGACCCGCTCAGCGCCTTCGGCGGAGTCATCGCCGCCAACGCCGAAGTCAGCGTCGAGATGGCCGAATATGTCAGCACCATCTTCACCGAAGTGATCGTGGCGCCCGCCTATGCGCCCGGCGCGCTGGACCTGCTGACCCGCAAGAAGAACATCCGCGTCCTGGTGGCCTCCGAGCCGCAACTCGGTGGCATCGAGATCAAGCCGATCAGCGGCGGCCTGCTCATGCAGCAACGCGACCAACTCGACGCGCATGGCGACAACCCGGTCAACTGGACCCTGGCTACCGGCGAACCCGCGGACCCGGCGACCCTGACCGATCTAGTCTTCGCCTGGCGCGCCTGCCGCGCGGTGAAGTCCAACGCGATCGTCGTGGTCGCCGACGGCGCCACCGTCGGGGTGGGCATGGGTCAGGTCAACCGGGTCGACGCCGCCCGGCTGGCCGTTGAGCGTGGCGGCGAACGGGTCCGCGGCGCCGTCGCGGCCTCCGACGCGTTCTTCCCGTTCCCCGACGGCCTCGATACGTTGACCGCCGGCGGGGTCAAGGCAATCGTCCATCCCGGCGGCTCGGTGCGCGACGACGAAGTGACCGCGGCGGCCACCCGAGCGGGCATTACGTTGTACCTCACCGGAGCCCGTCACTTCGCCCACTGA
- a CDS encoding DUF5336 domain-containing protein — MTYSPGSPGYPSGQPAGSYGGSTPSFAKTDDGPSKLPLYLNIAAVALGLAAYLASFGPLFTVSSDLGAGGGEVTGDTGLAVTVAVLAALLAGVSLLPKTKVYTPIVAVLSVLSLLLVISAIFNKPNAFSYGWALWLVLVFIVFQAVASVAALLLEAGVITAPTPRPKFDPYGGQYGQYGQYGQYGGQQGGGYYGQPGAQQQTGGHQQSSPQQAPQQSGYGSQYGGYSGSQNPPSGGFNAQTQTAQPSQHQGPSTPPTGFPSFSPPPQVNAGSGSQGGSAPVNYSNQGGGQQQSYGQGQGQGQQPSSGPAPV, encoded by the coding sequence ATGACCTACTCGCCCGGTAGTCCCGGATATCCGTCCGGACAACCCGCTGGCTCCTACGGAGGGTCCACACCTTCTTTCGCGAAGACCGATGATGGGCCGAGCAAGCTGCCGCTGTACCTGAACATCGCGGCGGTGGCGCTGGGTCTGGCGGCGTACCTGGCGAGCTTCGGACCCTTGTTCACGGTCAGCTCGGATCTGGGAGCCGGCGGCGGCGAGGTCACCGGTGACACCGGGCTGGCGGTCACGGTCGCGGTGCTGGCCGCGCTGCTGGCCGGGGTGAGCCTGCTGCCCAAGACGAAGGTGTACACGCCGATCGTCGCGGTGCTCAGCGTGCTGTCCCTGCTGCTTGTGATCAGCGCGATCTTCAACAAGCCCAACGCCTTCTCCTACGGCTGGGCGCTGTGGCTGGTGCTGGTGTTCATCGTTTTTCAGGCCGTCGCGTCGGTGGCTGCGCTGCTTCTCGAGGCCGGGGTGATCACCGCGCCGACCCCGCGGCCCAAGTTCGACCCGTATGGCGGCCAATACGGCCAGTACGGGCAGTACGGCCAGTACGGCGGTCAGCAGGGTGGCGGCTACTACGGTCAGCCGGGTGCACAGCAGCAGACCGGCGGGCATCAGCAGTCTTCTCCGCAGCAGGCGCCCCAGCAGTCCGGCTACGGCTCGCAGTACGGGGGATATTCGGGCAGCCAGAACCCGCCGTCGGGCGGCTTCAATGCCCAGACCCAAACCGCCCAGCCGTCCCAGCACCAGGGACCGTCCACCCCGCCCACCGGTTTCCCCAGCTTCAGCCCGCCGCCGCAGGTCAACGCCGGAAGCGGCTCGCAGGGCGGCTCCGCTCCGGTCAACTACTCCAATCAGGGTGGCGGCCAGCAACAGTCCTATGGCCAGGGCCAGGGCCAGGGCCAGCAGCCGTCGTCTGGACCGGCTCCGGTCTAA
- the purN gene encoding phosphoribosylglycinamide formyltransferase, which translates to MQEPLRVPPSAPARLVVLASGTGSLLNSLIEAAVGSYPARVVAVGVDRDCPATEIAAKASIPAFTVRLGDHPSREAWDAALTDATAAHQPDLVVSAGFMKILGAQFLSRYYGRILNTHPALLPAFPGAHGVADALAYGVKVTGCTVHLVDAGTDTGPILAQQAVPVLDGDDVATLHERIKVTERRLLVDVVAAIATGGVTLTGRKATLG; encoded by the coding sequence GTGCAGGAACCGCTCCGTGTACCCCCAAGTGCACCGGCGCGACTGGTGGTGCTGGCGTCAGGCACCGGTTCACTGCTCAATTCGCTGATCGAGGCTGCGGTCGGAAGCTATCCCGCCCGCGTCGTGGCCGTCGGTGTGGATCGCGACTGCCCGGCCACCGAAATAGCCGCCAAGGCGTCGATACCCGCCTTCACCGTCCGGCTCGGCGACCACCCGAGCCGCGAGGCCTGGGACGCCGCGCTCACCGACGCCACCGCCGCGCACCAGCCGGATCTCGTCGTTTCGGCTGGATTTATGAAAATCCTTGGCGCTCAGTTTCTCTCGCGGTACTACGGGCGGATCCTCAACACACACCCGGCGCTGCTGCCGGCGTTCCCGGGTGCGCACGGAGTGGCCGACGCGCTGGCCTACGGTGTGAAGGTCACCGGTTGTACGGTCCACCTGGTGGATGCCGGCACCGACACCGGTCCGATACTGGCCCAGCAAGCCGTCCCAGTGCTGGACGGCGACGACGTGGCGACATTGCATGAGCGCATCAAGGTCACCGAACGACGGCTTCTGGTCGACGTGGTGGCCGCGATCGCGACCGGCGGAGTGACCTTGACAGGACGAAAGGCAACACTGGGATGA
- the sucC gene encoding ADP-forming succinate--CoA ligase subunit beta, giving the protein MDLFEYQAKELFAKYGVPGNQGRVTDSAEDAKAIATEIGRPVMVKAQVKTGGRGKAGGVKYAATADDAYEHAKNILGLDIKGHIVKKLLVAEASDIAEEYYLSFLLDRANRTYLAMCSVEGGMEIEEVAATKPDRLAKVPVDAVKGVDLEFARSIAEQGHLPAEVLDAAAVTIQKLWEVFIGEDATLVEVNPLVRTPDDKILALDGKVTLDANADFRQPGHAEFEDRAATDPLELKAKEHDLNYVKLDGQVGIIGNGAGLVMSTLDVVAYAGEKHGGVKPANFLDIGGGASAEVMAAGLDVILNDTQVKSVFVNVFGGITSCDAVANGIVTALNMLGEEANKPLVVRLDGNNVDEGRRILAQANHPLVIQAETMDAGADKAAELANK; this is encoded by the coding sequence ATGGATCTCTTCGAGTACCAAGCCAAGGAATTGTTCGCCAAGTACGGCGTGCCCGGCAACCAGGGGCGGGTGACCGACAGCGCGGAGGACGCCAAGGCCATCGCCACGGAGATCGGTCGTCCGGTGATGGTCAAGGCTCAAGTCAAGACGGGTGGGCGAGGCAAGGCCGGCGGGGTGAAGTACGCCGCCACCGCCGACGACGCCTACGAGCACGCCAAGAACATCCTGGGCCTGGACATCAAGGGTCACATCGTCAAGAAGCTGCTGGTGGCCGAGGCCAGCGACATCGCCGAGGAGTACTACCTCTCCTTCCTGCTGGACCGCGCCAACCGCACCTACCTGGCGATGTGCTCGGTGGAAGGCGGCATGGAGATCGAAGAGGTGGCCGCGACCAAACCCGACCGGCTGGCCAAGGTCCCGGTCGACGCGGTCAAGGGCGTCGACCTCGAGTTCGCGCGGTCCATCGCCGAACAGGGCCATCTGCCGGCCGAGGTGCTCGACGCCGCCGCGGTGACCATCCAGAAATTGTGGGAGGTGTTCATCGGCGAGGACGCCACCTTGGTGGAGGTCAACCCGCTGGTGCGGACGCCCGACGACAAGATCCTGGCGCTGGACGGCAAAGTCACCCTGGACGCCAACGCCGACTTCCGTCAGCCGGGCCACGCCGAGTTCGAGGACCGCGCGGCCACCGACCCGCTGGAGCTCAAGGCCAAAGAGCACGACCTCAACTACGTCAAGCTCGACGGCCAGGTCGGGATCATCGGCAACGGCGCCGGCCTGGTGATGTCGACGCTGGACGTCGTCGCCTACGCCGGTGAGAAGCACGGCGGGGTCAAGCCGGCCAACTTCCTCGACATCGGCGGCGGCGCCTCGGCCGAGGTGATGGCCGCCGGCCTGGACGTCATCCTCAATGACACGCAGGTCAAAAGCGTCTTCGTCAACGTCTTCGGCGGCATCACCTCCTGCGACGCCGTCGCCAACGGCATCGTGACCGCCCTCAACATGCTCGGTGAAGAAGCCAACAAGCCCCTCGTCGTCCGGCTCGACGGCAACAACGTCGACGAAGGACGCCGCATCCTGGCCCAGGCCAACCACCCGCTGGTGATTCAGGCCGAGACCATGGACGCCGGCGCAGACAAAGCCGCCGAGCTGGCGAACAAGTAA
- a CDS encoding M23 family metallopeptidase, protein MSQHRFARSVAVEAARATRDRWLNPPRNEVTEIIPLDGFDELDQLELSELDELDFGDSQFDIEEQVLRAPELDDLSDADDPTPLTLDAPTQVLAVVTVETHYDDFDDVDDFGDFDYDRAPGRSLVDVIAVPRRGGQHRKQPTSAAKGRLLISSMAAGAAAAAVHTATEHSESPKIETVLTANTSALNGGTGSNEPRGVQIVAAHPAADVAIHNQELARGNAFAEERAEREARLQQPLYVMPTKGIFTSNFGYRWGVLHAGIDLANSIGTPIYAVSDGVVIDAGPTAGYGMWVKLLHADGTVTLYGHVNTTMVNVGQRVMAGDQIATMGNRGFSTGPHLHFEVLLNGTERIDPVPWLAKRGLSVGSYAG, encoded by the coding sequence TTGTCCCAGCACCGATTCGCCCGGTCTGTCGCTGTTGAAGCGGCTCGCGCAACCCGCGATCGTTGGCTGAACCCTCCCCGAAACGAAGTCACCGAGATCATCCCGCTGGATGGGTTCGACGAACTCGACCAGCTGGAACTGTCCGAACTCGACGAGCTCGACTTCGGGGATTCCCAGTTCGACATCGAAGAGCAGGTTCTGCGGGCTCCCGAACTCGACGACCTCAGTGACGCCGACGACCCGACACCGCTGACGCTCGACGCGCCGACTCAGGTGCTCGCGGTGGTCACCGTCGAGACCCACTACGACGACTTCGACGACGTTGATGACTTCGGCGACTTCGATTACGACCGGGCGCCCGGTCGGTCGCTGGTCGACGTCATCGCGGTCCCCCGGCGCGGTGGCCAACACCGCAAGCAGCCAACCAGCGCGGCCAAGGGCCGTCTGCTCATCTCGTCGATGGCGGCGGGCGCGGCGGCCGCGGCCGTCCACACCGCGACCGAGCATTCCGAGAGCCCGAAGATCGAGACCGTCCTGACGGCGAACACCTCGGCGCTCAACGGCGGGACGGGCAGCAACGAACCGCGCGGCGTGCAGATCGTCGCCGCCCACCCGGCCGCCGACGTCGCGATCCACAACCAAGAACTCGCCCGCGGCAACGCATTTGCCGAAGAGCGCGCCGAGCGTGAAGCGCGACTGCAGCAGCCGCTCTACGTCATGCCGACCAAAGGCATCTTCACCTCGAACTTCGGCTACCGGTGGGGTGTGCTGCACGCCGGCATCGACCTGGCCAACTCGATCGGAACCCCGATCTACGCCGTGTCCGACGGCGTGGTGATCGACGCCGGCCCCACCGCCGGTTACGGCATGTGGGTCAAGTTGCTGCACGCCGACGGGACGGTCACCCTCTACGGCCACGTCAACACCACCATGGTCAATGTCGGGCAGCGCGTGATGGCCGGCGACCAGATCGCCACCATGGGCAACCGCGGCTTTTCCACCGGCCCGCACCTGCACTTCGAGGTGCTGCTCAACGGCACCGAGCGCATCGACCCTGTGCCATGGCTTGCCAAGCGGGGACTCAGCGTTGGCAGCTACGCCGGCTGA
- a CDS encoding LLM class F420-dependent oxidoreductase produces MDYGLVLFTSDRGISPAAAAKLADDHGFHTFYVPEHTHIPIKREAAHPTTGDASLPDDRYMRTLDPWVSLGAACAVTSRVRLSTAVALPVEHDPITLAKSIATLDHLSGGRVSLGVGFGWNTDELTDHGVPPGRRRTMLREYLEAMRALWTQEEAEYDGEFVKFGPSWAYPKPVQSHVPVLVGAAGTEKNFKWIARSADGWITTPRDFEIDEPVKLLQDTWAAAGRDGAPQIVALDFKPVPEKLARWADLGVTEVLFGLPDKSEDEVAAYVERLAGKLAAMV; encoded by the coding sequence ATGGACTACGGGCTCGTTCTATTCACCAGCGACCGCGGCATCTCGCCGGCCGCGGCCGCCAAGCTGGCCGACGATCACGGCTTTCACACGTTCTACGTGCCAGAACACACTCACATCCCGATCAAGCGGGAGGCCGCGCACCCGACGACGGGCGACGCGTCGCTGCCCGACGACCGTTACATGCGCACGCTAGACCCATGGGTAAGTCTGGGCGCGGCGTGCGCGGTGACGTCGCGGGTGCGGCTGTCGACGGCCGTCGCGCTGCCCGTCGAACACGATCCGATCACGCTGGCCAAGAGCATCGCCACCCTGGACCATCTGTCCGGCGGCCGGGTCAGCCTCGGCGTGGGATTCGGCTGGAACACCGACGAGCTCACCGACCACGGGGTGCCGCCGGGGCGCCGCCGCACCATGCTGCGCGAGTACCTCGAGGCGATGCGGGCGCTGTGGACGCAGGAGGAAGCCGAATACGACGGCGAATTCGTCAAGTTCGGGCCCAGCTGGGCCTATCCCAAGCCGGTGCAGTCGCACGTGCCGGTTCTGGTGGGCGCCGCGGGCACCGAGAAGAACTTCAAGTGGATCGCACGCAGCGCGGACGGCTGGATCACCACTCCGCGTGACTTCGAGATCGACGAGCCGGTGAAGTTGCTGCAGGACACCTGGGCCGCGGCAGGCCGCGACGGCGCCCCGCAGATTGTGGCCCTGGATTTCAAGCCGGTGCCCGAAAAGCTGGCCCGGTGGGCCGATCTGGGTGTCACCGAGGTGCTGTTCGGCCTGCCCGACAAGTCCGAAGACGAGGTCGCGGCCTACGTGGAGCGGCTCGCCGGCAAGCTCGCCGCGATGGTGTGA
- a CDS encoding acetyl-CoA acetyltransferase, whose translation MHIDPNTPVVVGVGQAAERIDDPGYRAMSPVELAAAAARAALEDCDAEFASVAAVIDTVAGVRQFEISGPVATAPLGRSNNYPRSVANRLGANPARAILEVVGGQGPQHLINELAGQIAAGRCGAALIFGSDATSTLRYFARAEAKPDFTETVEGDLEDRGQGIDGLISRYTVVHGLIDAPTQYGLLENARRAGTGLGPADYLRRMGELFAPFSKVAAGNPFAAAPVERTVEELITVTERNRMISNPYPRLMVARDQVNQGAAALLMSVGTARRLGVPSDKWVFLHGHVDLEEQSLLERPDLGHAPSAVLAATEALDMAGIGVEDVATFDLYSCFPVPVFNICDGLGIAPDDPRGLTVTGGLPFFGGAGNNYSMHAVAETVTRMRRAPGHFGLVGANGGILSKYSVGVYSTAPTAWQPERNAELQSRIDSGPTVPVTENADGPGTVETYTVRRDDGRPTGIIIGRLDDGSRFLSTTEDDELIALLTDGDPLGARVRVRSFDYGNRCFP comes from the coding sequence ATGCACATCGACCCGAACACACCCGTCGTCGTCGGCGTCGGCCAAGCCGCTGAGCGCATCGACGATCCCGGGTACCGGGCGATGTCTCCGGTCGAGCTGGCGGCGGCCGCCGCCCGCGCCGCGCTGGAAGACTGCGACGCCGAGTTCGCGTCGGTGGCTGCGGTGATCGACACCGTGGCCGGGGTCCGGCAATTCGAGATCTCCGGGCCGGTGGCGACGGCTCCGCTGGGACGGTCCAACAACTATCCGCGCTCGGTGGCCAACCGGCTCGGCGCCAACCCGGCGCGGGCGATCTTGGAGGTGGTCGGCGGTCAGGGCCCGCAGCACCTGATCAATGAGCTGGCCGGGCAGATCGCTGCGGGCCGCTGCGGGGCCGCACTGATCTTCGGATCCGACGCGACGTCGACCCTGCGCTACTTCGCGCGCGCCGAGGCCAAGCCCGACTTCACCGAGACCGTCGAGGGTGACCTGGAGGACCGCGGGCAGGGCATCGACGGGCTCATCTCGCGCTACACCGTGGTGCACGGTCTCATCGACGCGCCGACGCAATACGGGCTGCTGGAGAACGCGCGGCGAGCCGGCACCGGCCTGGGGCCCGCCGACTATCTGCGGCGCATGGGGGAGTTGTTCGCGCCCTTCAGCAAGGTTGCTGCCGGCAACCCGTTCGCCGCGGCGCCGGTCGAGCGCACGGTCGAGGAACTGATCACCGTGACCGAGCGCAACCGGATGATCTCCAACCCCTATCCGCGGCTGATGGTGGCCCGCGACCAGGTCAACCAGGGCGCAGCCGCGTTGCTGATGTCAGTGGGCACAGCGCGGCGCCTGGGTGTGCCGTCGGACAAGTGGGTGTTCCTGCACGGGCACGTCGACCTGGAGGAGCAGAGCCTGCTGGAACGCCCGGACCTCGGTCACGCGCCGTCGGCCGTGCTGGCCGCGACCGAGGCGCTGGACATGGCCGGCATCGGCGTCGAGGACGTCGCCACCTTCGACCTCTACAGCTGCTTTCCGGTGCCGGTGTTCAACATCTGCGACGGCCTGGGCATCGCGCCCGACGACCCCCGCGGCCTGACCGTGACCGGCGGGCTGCCGTTCTTCGGTGGGGCGGGCAACAACTACTCGATGCACGCCGTCGCCGAGACGGTCACCCGGATGCGCCGCGCGCCCGGACACTTCGGTCTGGTCGGCGCCAACGGCGGCATCCTGAGCAAGTACTCGGTCGGCGTCTACTCGACCGCCCCGACGGCGTGGCAGCCCGAACGCAACGCCGAACTGCAGAGCCGCATCGACAGCGGACCAACCGTGCCGGTGACCGAGAACGCCGACGGCCCCGGCACCGTCGAGACCTATACGGTCCGGCGCGACGACGGGCGGCCCACCGGGATCATCATCGGCAGGCTCGACGACGGGAGCCGGTTCTTGTCGACCACCGAGGACGACGAGTTGATCGCCCTGCTGACCGACGGCGATCCGCTGGGCGCGAGGGTGCGAGTGCGCTCATTCGACTACGGCAACCGCTGCTTTCCCTAG
- a CDS encoding DUF6350 family protein translates to MRRVSAKSGDSRATGARQARDLVRVAFAPAVVALVVIAAITLLQLLIANSDMTGALGAIASMWLGVHQVPISIGGRELGVMPLLPVLLMVWGTARTTARATSPYSSWLVVRWIAASALGGPLLMTAIALAVIHDASSVLTELQTPSALRAFTSVLVVHAIGAAFGVWSQLGRRALYASPLPNWLEDSVRAAAAGVLALLGLSAAATAVSLVVHWSTMQDLYGITDSIWGQFNLTALSALYAPNVIVGASAVAVGSSAHIGFATFSSFTVFGGDIPALPILAAAPRPPLAPVWVALLIIGAASGVALGQQCARRPLPFVPAMAKVIVAAVAAALVMALLGYAGGGKLGNFGNVGVDVGAMFLGALFWFAVVGAFTVVIAGGIRRRPRRRRPAPPPPVDDDFDDEMGEVDEVDDVDGVGEVDEVDGSSGVDERVGSDGADVSVDDEATGRRESEA, encoded by the coding sequence GTGAGAAGGGTGTCGGCAAAAAGCGGGGACAGTCGAGCAACGGGCGCTCGCCAGGCGCGTGACCTTGTCCGGGTCGCTTTTGCGCCCGCCGTCGTGGCGCTGGTCGTCATCGCCGCGATCACGCTGCTGCAGCTGCTGATCGCCAACAGCGACATGACCGGCGCGTTGGGCGCCATCGCCAGCATGTGGCTGGGCGTGCACCAGGTGCCGATCTCGATCGGCGGCCGTGAGCTGGGCGTCATGCCGCTGCTGCCCGTGCTGCTGATGGTGTGGGGTACCGCGCGAACCACCGCGCGCGCCACCTCGCCGTACTCGTCATGGCTGGTGGTGCGGTGGATAGCGGCGTCCGCGCTGGGTGGGCCGCTGCTGATGACGGCCATCGCGCTGGCGGTCATCCATGACGCGTCGTCGGTCCTCACCGAGCTGCAAACCCCCAGTGCGCTGCGGGCTTTCACCAGCGTGCTCGTCGTGCACGCGATCGGCGCCGCGTTCGGAGTGTGGTCACAGCTGGGTCGGCGCGCGTTGTATGCCTCACCGTTGCCCAACTGGTTGGAGGATTCGGTGCGCGCCGCCGCGGCGGGCGTGTTGGCGTTGCTGGGGCTTTCTGCGGCAGCGACCGCGGTGTCGCTGGTCGTGCACTGGTCGACCATGCAAGACCTGTACGGGATCACCGATTCCATTTGGGGTCAGTTCAACCTGACGGCGCTCTCGGCGTTGTATGCGCCCAACGTGATCGTCGGCGCGTCGGCCGTCGCGGTCGGCTCCAGCGCCCATATCGGCTTCGCGACGTTCAGTTCGTTCACCGTCTTCGGTGGTGACATCCCGGCTCTGCCCATTCTGGCCGCCGCCCCCAGACCGCCGCTGGCCCCGGTGTGGGTGGCATTGCTGATCATCGGCGCGGCCTCCGGGGTGGCGCTCGGGCAGCAGTGTGCGCGGCGGCCGCTGCCGTTCGTGCCGGCCATGGCCAAGGTGATCGTCGCCGCGGTGGCCGCCGCGTTGGTGATGGCGCTGCTCGGGTACGCCGGCGGCGGCAAGCTGGGCAATTTCGGCAACGTCGGCGTCGATGTCGGCGCGATGTTCTTGGGTGCGCTGTTCTGGTTCGCCGTGGTCGGGGCGTTCACGGTGGTGATCGCCGGTGGGATCAGGCGACGGCCCCGACGCCGGCGACCTGCCCCGCCACCGCCGGTCGACGACGACTTCGACGACGAGATGGGCGAGGTCGACGAGGTGGACGACGTCGACGGGGTTGGCGAGGTGGACGAAGTCGACGGCTCGTCGGGCGTCGATGAGCGCGTCGGCTCTGATGGGGCCGACGTGTCTGTTGACGACGAAGCGACGGGTCGGCGCGAAAGTGAGGCCTAG
- the sucD gene encoding succinate--CoA ligase subunit alpha translates to MSIFLNKDSKVIVQGITGGEGTKHTALMLKAGTQVVGGVNARKAGTTVSHVDPVGKDVELPVFGTVAEAIKETGANVSVVFVPPKFAKDAIIEAIDAEIPLLVVITEGIPVQDSAYAWAYNVDKGQKTRIIGPNCPGIITPGEALAGITPANISGPGPVGLVSKSGTLTYQMMYELRDFGFSTSIGIGGDPVIGTTHIDAIEAFEKDPDTKLIVMIGEIGGDAEERAAEFIKANVTKPVVGYVAGFTAPEGKTMGHAGAIVSGSSGTAAAKKEALEAAGVKVGKTPSETAALAREILQGL, encoded by the coding sequence ATGTCGATCTTTCTGAACAAGGACTCGAAGGTCATCGTCCAGGGCATCACCGGCGGTGAGGGCACCAAGCACACCGCGCTGATGCTCAAAGCCGGCACTCAGGTCGTGGGCGGAGTCAACGCCCGCAAGGCAGGCACCACGGTCTCGCACGTCGACCCCGTCGGTAAGGACGTCGAATTGCCGGTGTTCGGCACCGTCGCGGAAGCGATCAAAGAGACCGGCGCCAATGTGTCGGTCGTCTTCGTGCCGCCGAAATTCGCCAAAGACGCCATCATCGAAGCCATTGACGCCGAGATCCCGCTGCTGGTCGTCATCACCGAAGGCATCCCGGTGCAGGACAGCGCGTACGCGTGGGCCTACAACGTCGACAAAGGACAGAAGACGCGCATCATCGGTCCCAACTGCCCTGGCATCATCACGCCGGGCGAGGCGCTGGCCGGGATCACGCCCGCCAACATCAGCGGCCCGGGACCGGTCGGGCTGGTGTCGAAGTCGGGCACCCTGACCTACCAGATGATGTACGAACTGCGCGATTTCGGATTCTCCACCTCGATCGGCATCGGCGGTGACCCGGTGATCGGCACCACCCACATCGACGCCATCGAGGCGTTCGAGAAGGACCCCGACACCAAGCTCATCGTGATGATCGGCGAGATCGGCGGTGACGCCGAGGAGCGCGCCGCGGAGTTCATCAAGGCCAACGTGACCAAGCCGGTCGTCGGCTACGTCGCGGGATTCACCGCGCCCGAAGGCAAAACGATGGGCCACGCCGGCGCCATCGTGTCCGGGTCCTCGGGAACGGCGGCCGCGAAGAAGGAAGCTCTGGAAGCCGCGGGTGTCAAGGTGGGCAAGACGCCCTCGGAGACGGCCGCGCTGGCCCGGGAGATCCTGCAGGGCCTGTAG